The nucleotide sequence GGTCCGCGGGGCTGAGGCCGCGGGCGCTCTCCCAGGCGTCGGCCATGCCGTCCTCATCGGCGTCGGCGGGCGGCGTGCCGGGCGCGAGCCCCGCCATCAGATCGGCGGGGATGCGCGCGCCCCACTCGCCCGTGCGCT is from bacterium and encodes:
- a CDS encoding pectate lyase precursor gives rise to the protein RTGEWGARIPADLMAGLAPGTPPADADEDGMADAWESARGLSPADPSDHATVMPSGYTAIEDYINGLAAALLP